Genomic window (Streptomyces sp. LX-29):
TGCTCAACGAGAGCTACCCGCCCGCGGAGCTGTACCCGGCGCTGTTCAAGGCGGCCGCGAAGATCCCCGGAGTCGTCGTCGTGAAGGACGCGGTGGACGCGGTGGGCCGGCACGGGGTGGCGGTGGCCCGGTTGGACGAGCACGGCGGCCAGCGCGAGGAATGGATCTTCGACCGGAAGACCCATGTCTTCCTGGGCAAGCGCACCGTTCAGGTGAAGGGGAACAGCGGGGAGGACGGCGTGATCAAGCCCGGCACGGTCACCGGCACCAGCGCCGTCACGTACCGGGCCATCGTGGACGGCATCAAGCGCACCCCGTCCCAGGCGGACTGACGCACCCGCGGGCTGACGGGCCCTGGGCTGACGCGCCTTCGGAGGAGCGCGCCCCGCACCGGCGTGTGACGGCCGGCCCCGATCTCCGGGAGCCGGCCGTCCCGCCGCGGCTCGGGACTTCGCCCCGGGGATCGGTTTCGGAACCGCTCGGACGCGACAGGGCCGCATATCTTTGAGGGCATGCGTGCGCTCCTCACCTCGCTCGGCGTGGCCGGGCTGATCGGCCTCGGGCTGACCGCCGTCGCCCCCGCCGCCGTCGCCGACGACTCCCCGTCCTCGTTCACGATCGAGGACCCGAAGATCACGGAGTCCAGTGGGCTGGCGGCCAGCCGGGTGCACCCGGGGGTGTACTGGACGCACAACGACAGCGACGACGGCCCGTACATCTACGCCGTGGACAGCAGGACGGGCCGCGTCGTGGCCACCGTCACGATGCGCGGGATCGGTGATCCGCGCGACGTGGAGGCGATCTCGATCGGGCCGGACGGCGATGTCTACGTGGGTGACATCGGGGACAACCTGAACGGCACCTGGCCCAAGGTGTGGATCTACCGCTTCCCGGAGCCGAAGCAGCTGCGGGACGTGACGGTGAAGGCGACGCAGTTCACGGTGCGGTACGAGGACGGACCGCGTGACGCGGAGGCGCTGATGGTGCACCCGGTGACCGGCCGGGTGTACATCGCCAGCAAGAGCCAGGACAAGGGCCGGCTGTACGCGGGGCCGGAGCGGCTGTCGACCTCGGGGGAGAACGTCTTCCGCCGGGTGATGGACCTCGGCGACTGGGGCTTCGACAAGGGCGTGACGGACGGCGCCTTCTCGCCGGACGGCAGCCGGCTGGTGCTGCGCGGCTATATCTCGGTGGTGGAGTACCGCTGGAAGAAGGACGGGAAGCCCACGCCGCTGGAGCAGTCGCCGCCGATGCCGTTCCTGCGGCAGGGGGAGTCGGTCACCTTCACCCCGGACGGCGGCACGCTGATGTACGGGTCGGAGGGTGAGCGGAGCCCGGTGAAGGCCAAGGAGCTCGACGGCGAGCTGCTGCCGGACGCGACGGCGAAGGCGCGGGAGCAGGGCGACGACGGCAAGGGCGGCGGCGGCTCCGAGTCGGACGACGGCGGCTCGGGCGGCGGCGACGACCGCAGCGTCCTGGTGGGCGCGCTGGCGGTCGGCGCGCTCGCGCTGGTGTTCTTCGGAGCGCGGGGCAAGGGGAAGGGGAAGGGCAAGCGGCGCGCCGGCGACTGACCTGGTCACGCCGCCCGCCTGACGGGCGGGGGCTAGAACATGCCCGTACCGCCGCCCTCGATCGTCCGTTCGTCCTCGGCGAGCAGCCGCACCTCGTAGTGGAGGGTCCGGTCACGCTTGAGCCGGTGGGCCAGCGGCACGAGGAGGCCGTGGGTGAGCGGGTACTTGCGGGTCAGACACCGGGCGGCGTGCCGGTCCTCGCCGCCGCCCTGCGCGAGCAGATGGACATGGGCCTTGACCGAAGGCCCCGTCGCCCTGCCGCGCAGGGTGGACGGCGCGAGCTCCACCCGGGGGTTGTTCCGCATCCGCCGTGCCTTCCAGGCGTGGCCGAAGGTGCGGATGTACGCGTGGTCCCCCTCCACCGCGATGTTCACCGGCGTGCCGACGGGCGTGCCGTCCCGCTTGTAGGTGGTGAGCAGCACGGCGTACTGCTTCTTGAAGCGGGAGATGGTGGGCGGGGGACCCGGTGGTGGCTGCGCGGTCGTCATACCTCCATGGAGGCACAGAAACCGCGGTTGTACGACTGCGCTACAGCCGTTCGATGACGTAGTCCACACAGGCCGTCAGGGCCTCGACGTCCGCCGGGTCGATGGCAGGGAACATCGCCACGCGCAGCTGGTTGCGGCCCAGCTTGCGGTACGGCTCGGTGTCGACGATGCCGTTGGCGCGCAGCGCCTTGGCGATCGCGGCGGCGTCGATGTCGTCGTTGAAGTCGATGGTGCCGACGACCTGCGAGCGCTTGGCCGGGTCGGTGACGAACGGGGTGGCGTGCTTGGAGGCTTCCGCCCAGCCGTAGAGGGCGCGCGCGGAGGCGGCGGTGCGGCCCACGGCGAAGTCGAGACCGCCCTGGCCGTTGATCCACTCCAGCTGCTCGTTGAGCAGGAAGAGGGTGGTGAGGGCCGGGGTGTTGTACGTCTGGTTCTTGCGCGAGTTGTCGATCGCGGTGGGCAGCGAGAAGAACTCGGGGATGTGGCGGCCGGAGGCGTGCACCCGCTCGGCGCGCTCCAGGGCGGCCGGGGAGAACGTCGCGAGCCACAACCCGCCGTCGGCGGCGAAGGACTTCTGCGGCGCGAAGTAGTAGACGTCGCTCTGGGTGATGTCGACCGGCAGACCGCCCGCGCCGGAGGTCGCGTCGACCAGCACCAGCGAGCCGGCGTCGGCGCCGGGGACCCGCTGGATGGGGAGGGCGACACCGGTGGAGGTCTCGTTGTGGGTGAGGGCGTAGACGTCCACGCCCGTCTCGGCCCGCGGGGTCGGGTGGGTGCCGGGGTCGGAGGAGATCAGCGTCGGCTCGTCCAGCCAGGGCGCGGCCTTGGCGGCCTTGGCGAACTTCGAGGAGAACTCGCCGAACGTCAGGTGCTGGGACTTCGCCTCGATCAGACCGTGGGTGGCGATGTCCCAGAAGGCGGTGGAGCCGCCGTTGCCGAGGATCACCTCGTAGTCGTCGGGCAGCGAGAAGAGCTGGCGCAGGCCGTCCCGCACCTTGCCGACCAGGTTCTTGATCGGGGGCTGGCGGTGAGAGGTGCCCAGCAGTGAGGAGCCGGTGGCGGCCAGGGCGCTGAGCGCCTCGGTGCGTACCTTGGAGGGACCCGAGCCGAAGCGACCGTCGGCGGGCTTGATGTCAGCGGGAATCTGGATCTCAGCCACGGGCGCAGCCTAATCCGTTCGAACTCCGGTGTCGGTAGCGCGTCCAGTCGATGAGACGTGTTTCGCGCCTGTTCGAGACGGCGACGACCTCGGGAAACGTCGGGAAACGTCGACCTACGGTCGGATGATCTTGCGTGACCTCTCACCGTATCGCTCGATAACCACACCGGAGGGCCCGAGCGGCCGAAGACAGCGGACGAGGAAAGCAGGGAGACGCGTGAGCAGCGAGCGCGCACTGGTGCGGTGGGTCGTCGGGGCGGCGACGACGGCGGTGGCGACGGCCTCGGCGGTGGGGCTGTCGGCGGGGGCGGCACACGCCGACGAGTACCCGAAGGACTCGCACAACGGGGCGCGCTTCGCGGTGGTCAACACCGGTCAGATCGACGACCCGATGGAGGACGTGCTGGAGCACTTCCTCCTCTGGGGCGACGGCTACACCTGGGACTGATCCCGGGACCGGCCCTGGAGCGGATCCGGGGCCGGACCCGGGTTCCGGGGCCGGACCCGGGTTCCGGGTCCGGGTCCGGCCCCGGGGTCGGCGGCCGACGGCCGGCGTGGTCCACCGCCGTCGTCCCCGACAGGATCCACCGTCGTCCCCGGCGTGACGGGGTCGACGGTGGACACTGGGACCCATGGCGGATCACGGTGGTCTCAACGATCGCGACGATCGCGGGAAACGTGGGGAGAGCGGGGAGCGTGAGGCGCGCGCGGAGCGCGCGGGGCACGGCCCCGACAGCGATCCGCCTCATGAGCCGCCCCCTGAGCGGTCCTGGGAGCGGCCCCGGGAGCGGCCCCGGGAGCCGGTGCCCCCGCCGACCCGCGGGCCGGGGCCCGCGCCGACCCGGGGACCGACCCGCGGGCCGGGGCCCGAGCCGGCGCCCGAGGCGATCCGTGAGCTGAGTCGGGCGCTGCGTCAGGTCGTCCACGGCGAGGTCGAGTTCGATCCGTCCAGCCGGGCGCTGATGACCATGGACGCCTCCAACTACCGTCGGGTGCCCGTCGGAGTCGTCGCGCCGCGCGACGCCGACGACGTCGCCGCGGCGCTCGCCGTCTGCCGGGAGCACGGGACGCCGGTGGTGGCGCGCGGCGCCGGGACCTCGATCGCCGGGCAGGCCACCGGCACCGGGGTGGTGCTGGACTTCACCCGGCACATGCGCCGCCTGCTGTCCCTCGACCCCGCCGCACACACCGCGGTCGTCCAGCCCGGGGTGGTGCTGGACGAGCTGCGCGCGGCGGCCGCCGGCCACGGGCTGACCTTCGGCCCGGACCCCTCGACGCACAGCCGCTGCACCCTCGGCGGGATGATCGGCAACAACGCCTGCGGCGCGCACTCGGTGGCCTGGGGCACCACCGCCGACAACGTCCTCGCGCTGGAGGTGATCGACGGAGCGGGTGCGGTGCTGCGGCTCGCCCGCGGCCGGGAGGCGTGGGACGCCCTGCCGGCGCGGCTCCGCGACGGGCTGCGCGCCCTGGTCGACGGCGACCTCGCCCTGCTGCGCACCGGCTTCCCCGACCTCCCGCGCCGCATCTCCGGCTATGCGCTGGACGCGCTGCTGCCCGAGCGCGGCCCCGACCCGGCCCGCGCCTTCACCGGCAGCGAGGGCACGCTGGCGGTGTTGACGGAGGCGACCGTGCGGCTGGTCCCGGCGCCCGCCCACCGCGCGCTGGCGGTGCTCGGATACGCCGACGAGAGCGCCGCCGCCGACGCCGCGCACACCCTGCTGCCGTACGGCCCGCTGACCGTGGAGGGCATGGCCGCCGACCTGGTCGGGGCCGCCGCCCCCGAGGGAGCGCCGGCCCGGATCGGCCCGCCCGGCGGCCGCCCCGCCCTGCCGCGCGGCGGTGCCTGGCTCTTCGTGGAGGTCGGCGGGGAGAGCGCCGCCGAGGCGCGGGCGCGCGCCGAGGAGCTGGTGCGCGGCGCCGCCGCCGGCACCACCGGCAGCGCCGTCCTCACCGACCCGGCCGCGCGTCGCGCGCTGTGGCGGGTGCGCGAGGACGCCGCCGGCACCGCGACCCGGATGCCCGACGGCAGCGAGGCGTGGCCCGGCTGGGAGGACTGCGCGGTGCCGCCCGCCCGGCTCGGCGGCTATCTGCGGGACTTCCGCGCCCTGCTGTCCCAGCACGGACTGCGCGGCACGCCGTACGGGCACTTCGGCGACGGCTGCATCCACGCCCGCATCGACTTCGACCTGCTGGGCGCCGAGGGCGTGCGGCGCTTCCGCGCCTTCTCCACCGACCTGGCCGACCTGGTCGTCGCGCACGGCGGCTCGCTGTCCGGGGAGCACGGCGACGGGCTGGCCCGCGCGGAGCTGCTGCCGCGGATGTACGGGGCCCCGATGGTCGCCCTCTTCGAGCGGTTCAAGGACCTGTGGGACCCGGCCGGCCTGCTCAACCCCGGCGTCCTGGCCCGCCCCCGCCCGCTCGACGCGAACCTGCGCTTCGCGGTGCTGCCCACCCGCCCGGTGGACGTCGCCTTCGGCTATCCGCAGGACGGCGGCGACTTCGCGGCCGCGGTGCGTCGCTGCGTGGGCGTGGCCAAGTGCCGTACGACGACGGCCGTGGCGGGCGGCGGGGTGATGTGCCCCTCGTACCGCGCGACCCGCGAGGAGCGGCACTCCACCCGCGGCCGCGCCCGGCTGCTGCACGAGATGCTGGCGGGCGAGGTGGTGACGGACGGCTGGCGCTCGCCCGAGGTGCGCGAGGCGCTCGACCTGTGCCTGGCCTGCAAGGGTTGCCGCAGCGACTGCCCGGTCGGCGTCGACATGGCCACCTACAAGGCGGAGTTCCTGCACCACCACTACGCGGGCCGGCTCCGGCCCGCCGCCCACTACACGATGGGCCGGCTGCCCCGGTGGCTGCGGGCCGCCGCAGCGCTGCGGGCGGCTCCGGTCCTCAACGGGCTGGCGCGCACGCCGCTTTCGGCCGTGGCCAGGCGGCTGGGCGGCATCGCCCCGGAGCGGGACCTCCCCGAGCTGCCGCCGGAGCCCTTCACCCGCTGGCTCGCCCGCCGGGACCGGGAGCGCTACGGCAAGAGCACCCGGATCTACTCCACCAGCGAGACCGTCCTGCTGTGGCCGGACACCTTCACCAACCACCTGTCCCCGTCGGTCGGCCGGGCCGCCGTACGGGTCTTCGAGGCCGCCGGACGGCACGTCGTGCTGCCCCTGCCCACCCCCAAGCCGGTGTGCTGCGGCCTGACGTACGTCTCGACCGGCCAGCTCGACCGGGCCCGCGCGGTGATGCGACGCACCCTGGACCGCGTCAGCCCCTTCCTCGGGACGCCGCTGACCGTGCTGGAACCCAGCTGCGCGGCCACCCTCCGCACCGACCTGCCCGAACTGCTCCCCGACGACCCGCGCGCCGCCGAACTGGCCGCCTCGGTGCGGACCTTCGCGCAGACCCTGGAGGAGTCCGCGCCCGACTGGGAGCCGCCGCGCCTCGACCGGCCGGTCGTCGGCCAGACCCACTGCCACCAGCACGCCGTTCTCGGCGACGCCGCGGAGCGCCGGCTGCGCGAGCGGGTGGGGCTGACCGGCGAGCTCAGCGGCGGCTGCTGCGGGCTGGCCGGCAACTTCGGCTTCGAGCGCGGCCACTACGAGGTCTCGGTCGCCTGCGCCGAGGAGGCGCTGCTGCCCTCGGTGCGGGCCGCGCCGCCCGACGCCGCCGTCCTCGCCGACGGCTTCTCCTGCCGCACCCAGCTCGACCAGCTCGCGGGGCGGCGGGCGCGTCACCTGGCGGAGGTGCTGGCGGAGGCGCTGTAGGGAGCGCGGGGCGGGCCCGGGGTGTCCGGGCCCGCCCCGGCGCGCGGTCGCTCAGCTGCTCAGCCGCTGGAACCTCCGTACCGCCAGCGGCAGGAAGACGACGGTGAGCGCGAGCGGCCAGACCACCGACATCAGCAGCGCGTGCTGCTCCACCCAGCTGTCGCCGCCCGGCAGCGGGTTGCCGAAGAGGTCCCGGATGGCGTTGGCGGTGGAGGAGACCGGGTTCCACAGGGCGATGGCGCCCAGCCAGTCCGGCATCATCGAGGGCGGGGTGAAGACGCTGGAGATCATCCCGAAGGGGAGGGCGACGGCGAAGAGGTTCCCCGCGGTCTCCTGGTTGGGGACCAGCAGACCGAGCAGAACGCCCACCCAGATCAGGGAGAAGCGGAGCAGCAGCAGGAGCGCGAAGCCGGCGAGGGTGGCGAGCGGGCCGTTGCCGGGGCGCCAGCCGATGGCGAGCGCGATCGCCGTCATCACCAGGAGGTCGACGGCCGCGCCGATCACGTCGGAGACGCCGCGCCCGCTGACCACCGCCGACGGCGCCATCGGCATGGAGCGGAAGCGGTCCATGACCCCGCGCTCCTTGGCCACCGCGATCATGACGGCCGTGGTCATGAAGCCGTTGGCCATCGTCATGGCGAACATGCCGGGCAGGGCGTAGTCCTCGTAGTCGGCGCCGTCGCCCACCTTCATGGCGCTGCCGAAGACATAGACGAACAGCAGCACCGAGACCACCGGGACGCCCAGTTGCCAGGCGATGTTGGCCGGCTGCCGGACCAGGTGGGTGAGCTCGGTGCGGACGATGGTCAGGCAGTCCGTCACCGCCCAGTAGGCGCGGCGTCGGAGCGTCTCCTCGGCCGGGTCCGGGGCGGCCAGGCGTCGGATCTCCTCGTCCCGCGCCGCGGCGACCTGGGGTTCCGTGTCCTCGATCTCCATGGTGCTCATGCGGCCACCTCCGCGTCCCGCGCCGTCGTGCCCCGATTCCCGGTCTTCCGTGTCGCCGTCTGCCGGCCCGCGGCGTCGCCGCCCGTGGTGTCCTGGCCCGCGGTTTCGCCGTCCGGGGCGTCGTCGGCCGTGGTGCCCTCGCCCGCGGCGCCGCCGTTCGCAGCGCCGCCGTTCGTGGTGTCCCGGCCCGTCGTGTCGCCGTCCGCCCTGTCCTGGTCCGTCCGTTTGCCGGTCAGCCGCAGGAACACCTCGTCCAGCGTCGGTCGCCGCAGCGCGATGTCCTCGACGGCGATCCGCTCGTCCCGCAGCGTCCGGGCGACCTCGGTCAGCGCGGCCACCCGGTCGGCCACCGGAGCCGTGACCCGCCGGTTCTCGTGGTCGGCGGAGGGCCGGGCGGCCCCGTCCGCCGCCACCCGGGCCACCGTCCGGAGCGCCTTCGGCACATCGGCGGGGTCCCGCACCACGACCTCGATCTGGTCGCCGCCGATCGCCTGCTTGAGTCCGTCCGGGGTGTCGTCGGCGATCTTCCGGCCGCGGTCGAGAACCGCGATCCGGTCCGCCAGCTGATCGGCCTCGTCCAGGTACTGCGTGGTGAGCAGCACCGTGGTGCCGCCCGCGACCAGTGAACGCACCGCCTCCCACACCTCGTTGCGGGCGCGTGGGTCGAGCCCGGTGGTCGGCTCGTCGAGGAAGAGCACCTGAGGGGCGAGGATCATGCTCGCGGCCAGGTCGAGTCGGCGGCGCATGCCGCCGCTGTACTCCTTGGCGCCCTTGTCGGCGGCGTCCGTGAGCGAGAACCGCTCCAGCAGCTCGTCCGCGCGCCGCCGGGCCTGCCGCTTGTCCAGGTGGAACAGCCGCCCGAACATCGTCAGGTTCTGCCGCCCGGTCATGAGCTCGTCGACCGCCGGGTGCTGCCCCGTCAGCCCGATGCTCCGGCGCACCTGCCGCGGCTGGCGCGCGACGTCGAACCCCGCCACCACGGCGCGCCCGCCGTCCGGCCGCAGCAGCGTGGCCAGGATCCGCACCGCCGTGGTCTTGCCCGCGCCGTTGGGCCCGAGCAGCCCGCAGACCGTGCCGTGCGGGACGTCGAGGTCGAAGCCGTCGAGCGCCGCCCGGTCTCCGTACCGCTTCAGCAGTCCTTCGGTGAGAACCGCGCTGTCGTTCCTCGGGGCCACCCGGCCACCCCCATAACTGAGTACGGTGTATGCAGATCGCTCGCAGCGTACACCGTACTCAGTTGTCGGGCCAGGGTTACGATGACCGGGAGATGACCACCGAACACAGCGGAAGCGGCGATGTGTCCCGCAGCCTGGAGCTGCTCTGGGGCACCGGAGAGCGAGCCACCCGCGGCCCCAAGCCCGGGCTCGACCTGTCCCGGATCGTGGCCACCGCCGTGCGGATCGCCGACGCGGAGGGCCTGGCCGCCGTCTCCATGCGCCGGCTCTCCACCGAGCTCGGCGTCGGCACGATGTCGCTCTACCGCTACATCCCCGGCAAGGCCGAGCTGCTCGATCTGATGATCGACCACGTCAACGGGGTCGGCGCCGGGTCCGAGGGGGTGCCGCAGGGCTGGCGCGCCACGATGGAGCACGTGGCGCGCGGCATCTGGGACCTCTACCACCGCCACCCCTGGCTGATCCACGTCGACCAGGGCCGTCCCATCCTCGGCCCCAACGCCATGGACGGGCTGGAGTTCGCCATGCGCGGCCTGGACGGGATCGGGCTCGGCGACCGCGAGATGATCAATGTGCTCGTGGTCATCGACGGCTTCGTCAGCGGCGTCGCCCGCAGCTTCCTCAACGCGGCGATGGCGGAGCAGCGGACCGGTGTCAGCACCGAGGAGTTCTGGAGCGCCCAGGCGCCGGTGCTGGAGAAGGCCGTCACCTCCGGGCGCTATCCGGTCCAGGCCAGGATGACGATGGACGCCTTCGCCGGCACCGGCGAGGAGGTCTTCGAGCTGGGGCTGCGCAGCCTGCTCGACGGCCTGGAGGGGGTCATCGCCGGTCGGGCGGAGGGCGGACGGCGCGACGCCTGAGCGCGCCCGCACCCTCGACTCCCCCTCGAACGGGCGGAGTTCACGCGGCCGAAAATCATGCAAGCACGCTTGATTGTTTCCCGTTCCGGTGCCACCCTCGGCTCCCGGTGAGGTCCGCGCAAGGCCCTACGAGGGGAGCGAGCGTTGTCCCAGGCGCATGTCGTACTCGGTGATCTCCGGGACGAGAGCGAGGAGTTGGAGGCTCTCGTGGTGGCGGCCGGGGAGGAGGCGTGGACCACGGCGACCCCCGCCCCCGGCTGGACCGTCGCCCACCAGATCGCCCACCTCGTCTGGACCGACGAACGGGCCGTGCAGTCGGTGACCGACCCGGACGGGTTCGCGCGGGACGCCGCGGAGGGGCTCGCCGTGGCCGACGTCTTCGTGGACCGGGCGGCCCGGGAGATCGCCCAGGCGAGCCCGGCCGAGCTGCTGCGACGCTGGCGGGCGAGCCGGTCCCGGGTCCAGGAGACGCTGGCCCGGGTGGCGCCGGGCGTCCGGCTGCCGTGGTACGGGCCGCCGCTGAGCGCGGCGGGGATGGCCACCGGCCGGATGATGGAGACCTGGGCGCACGGCGAGGACATCGCGGACGCGCTGGGCGTACGCCGCGCGCCGACCGGGCGGCTGCGGCATGTGGCGCGGATCGGGGTGCGCGCCCGGGACCACGCCTTCACCACGCGCGGACTCACCCCGCCCGCCGAGGAGTTCCGGGTCGAACTCGTCGCTCCCGACGGGGAGCTGTGGGTGTACGGCCCCGAGGACGCCCGCCAGCGGGTCACCGGCCCCGCCCTGGACTTCTGCCTCCTCGCGGTCCAGCGCGCCCACCGCGCCGACCTGGCGCTGCGCGCCGAAGGGCCCGACGCCGAACGGTGGTTGGACATCGCCCAGGCGTTCGCCGGCCCCTCGGGCGAGGGCCGGGCGCCCTCTGGTGCCGCGCCCGGGACCCCGGCGTGAGCTGGTCGCGGTCGTCGCGGTCTTCGTGGTCGGGGAACCCCGACGCGGGGTCCGAGCCGGGGCGGGCGGGGGGAGCGGCGGGATCCACGGACCCCGGGCCGGCCGCGCGGCGCGCCTCGCGGCCGGCGCCGCCCGCGGGCGCGCCGAAGTCCCCGGACCCCGGGCCCGCGGGGCGGAGCGTCCCCCGGGCGGGCGGCGTCTTCGAGCGGGGCCCGAAGGCGCCGCGGTTATCGAGCGGCCCGCCGCCCGCGGGTCCCGGGCGCCCGCCCCGGGGCGCGCCGCCGTCGCGGGACGCCTCACCGCCGTACGCGCGACCGCCGGTCGCCGGTGAGCCGGCGTACGGGACCTCGCCCGCGGAGGGGCCCTCCTCACAGGGGCCGGCGGACGCCCCCGGCCCGCTGCGGATCGGCAACGCCTCCGGCTTCTACGGCGACCGCTTCGACGCGCTGCGCGAGATGCTCACCGGCGGCCCGCTCGACGTGCTGACCGGGGACTACCTCGCCGAACTGACCATGCTCATCCTCGGCCGAGACCGGCTGAAGGACCCGTCCCGCGGCTATGCGACCACCTTCCTCGGGCAGTTGGAGGAGGGGCTGGGGCTCGCCGTGGAGCGCGGGGTGCGGATCGTCGCCAACGCGGGCGGCCTCAACCCGGCCGGACTGGCCGAGGCGGTGCGCGCGCTGGCCGACCGGCTCGGCATCCCGGTGCGGGTCGCGCACGTCGAGGGCGACGACCTGCTGGCACGGGGCGGCTGGGGGCAGGGCGTGCTGAGCGCCCACGCCTATCTGGGCGGGGCCGGGATCGCGGCCTGTCTCCGGGCCGGGGCGGACATCGTGGTGACCGGCCGGGTCACCGACGCGGCGCTCGTCACCGGCCCCGCCGCCGCGCACTTCGGCTGGGCGCCGGACGACTGGCACGCCCTGGCGGGCGCGGTCGTCGCCGGGCACGTGCTGGAGTGCGGAGCCCAGGCCACCGGCGGCAACTACGCCTTCTTCCGGGAACACCTCCCGGAGCACGACCTCCGCCGCCCCGGCTTCCCGCTCGCCGAGCTGTACGCCGACGGCTCGGCGATCATCACCAAACACCCCGGCACCGGCGGCGCGGTCACCGTCGGCACCGTCACCGCCCAACTGCTCTACGAGACGTCCGGCGCGCGCTACGCCGGGCCGGACGTCACCGCCCGGCTGGACACCGTGCGGCTGACCCGGCAGGGCCCCGACCGGGTGCGCGTCGACGGGGCGCGCGGCGAGCCCCCGCCCCCGGAGCTCAAGGTCGGGCTCAACCGGCTCGGCGGCTGGCGCAACGAGGTCACCTTCGTGCTGACCGGCCTGGACATCGAGGCGAAGGCGGCGCTCGTGCGAGCGCAGATGGACGACGCCCTGTCCCGCCGCCCGCCCGCCGAGACGAGCTGGACCCTGGCCCGCACCGACCACCCCGACGCGGCCGTGCAGGAGGAGGCGTCCGCGCTGCTGCGGCTGGTCGTCCGCGACCCGGACCCGGACGCGGTGGGGCGGGCCGTCAGCGGCGCCGCCGTGGAGCTGGCCCTCTCCGGCTACCCCGGCTTCCACCTCACCGCCCCGCCCGGCAAG
Coding sequences:
- a CDS encoding acyclic terpene utilization AtuA family protein, yielding MRIGNASGFYGDRFDALREMLTGGPLDVLTGDYLAELTMLILGRDRLKDPSRGYATTFLGQLEEGLGLAVERGVRIVANAGGLNPAGLAEAVRALADRLGIPVRVAHVEGDDLLARGGWGQGVLSAHAYLGGAGIAACLRAGADIVVTGRVTDAALVTGPAAAHFGWAPDDWHALAGAVVAGHVLECGAQATGGNYAFFREHLPEHDLRRPGFPLAELYADGSAIITKHPGTGGAVTVGTVTAQLLYETSGARYAGPDVTARLDTVRLTRQGPDRVRVDGARGEPPPPELKVGLNRLGGWRNEVTFVLTGLDIEAKAALVRAQMDDALSRRPPAETSWTLARTDHPDAAVQEEASALLRLVVRDPDPDAVGRAVSGAAVELALSGYPGFHLTAPPGKGAPYGVFEAAYVEAGAVPHTAVLPDGERVAVAPAPDHRPLLAVDEPPLPPPLPPGPSRRAPLGLVAGARSGDKGGSANVGVWVRDEDAWRWLAHTLTVDRFRALLPETAPFAVVRHVLPNLRALNFTVDGLLGDGVAAQARFDPQAKAVGEWLRSRHLEIPEVLLP